In one Alphaproteobacteria bacterium genomic region, the following are encoded:
- a CDS encoding TetR/AcrR family transcriptional regulator, with protein sequence MPRPRIDVDAQKDRILSAAEQILRRTGKATLTVQDVADECGMSPANAYRFFRNKEDMIRSLVARWFREIEVELDAVVDTVADPEQALRDYVVTQHRLKCARFDADPALFRTYLALADRHRAAVQGHVERLHRQFERLVARFLAAEGLTRTHAVEAARMLQDMTVAYRAPQMIALDRDARTRERLDRILDHAIAALRTHRWDPA encoded by the coding sequence ATGCCGCGCCCTAGAATCGACGTCGATGCGCAGAAAGACCGCATCCTTTCCGCCGCCGAACAGATCCTGCGGCGGACGGGCAAGGCAACCCTGACCGTTCAGGATGTCGCCGATGAATGCGGCATGTCCCCCGCCAATGCCTACCGTTTCTTCCGCAACAAGGAAGACATGATCCGTAGCCTCGTGGCGCGATGGTTCCGGGAGATCGAGGTCGAACTCGATGCCGTTGTGGATACTGTCGCCGATCCTGAACAGGCGCTTCGGGACTATGTGGTGACCCAGCATCGGTTGAAATGCGCGCGCTTCGATGCCGATCCGGCCCTGTTCCGGACCTATCTCGCGCTGGCGGACCGTCATCGGGCCGCCGTTCAGGGGCATGTCGAGAGACTCCACCGGCAGTTTGAAAGACTGGTTGCCCGCTTTCTGGCGGCCGAGGGCCTGACGCGAACACATGCGGTTGAAGCGGCGCGCATGCTGCAGGATATGACGGTTGCCTATCGGGCGCCGCAGATGATCGCACTGGACAGGGATGCGCGCACTCGGGAGCGTTTGGACCGCATTCTCGACCACGCCATTGCGGCGCTGAGAACCCATCGATGGGATCCGGCCTAG